The Plasmodium vinckei vinckei genome assembly, chromosome: PVVCY_08 genome contains the following window.
CTTCTTTCACGTTCCATTTCAGTTAAGTCTTTTATTTTGGCTTCAGTCACATCAAGTTTGTgttgcatttttttacacaataataataaatgttcTATAGATaatgtatttaaatttttcttaCGAATAATATCAAATATAACATCATTTTCTACATTCATAATACTTGTAAATGTTAAACTAAGtgaatttcttttttcttcatctttatttttttgttctatACCATTAATACCTTGAATCATATCAGTactattccttttttttttattttgtttattttctaattcCTCAGAAATcatttctttcttttcttcatttaatCTCCGTCTTCTTTCACAAGGACTAAGATCCGCATCGTCTTCTCCATCTGCATTtccattaatattaattttattatccaTAAATGCTGAATCATTATCCGTATTTTCAAATGGTTCTTTAATTTCAGATAtaattgttaatatatgattCGTAAAGTTTATTTCTATTTCATTAGggtttaaatttttatatttaatatatatcattttttttagtagtTCGAGACATGAGTATATATAACTGTTACTTAGCCAATATGCACATGTTATATGCCCTTTTTGAAGtttgtaataatttactcctgtattatttaacatacattttattataatttctcTTAATGGtccttttaataatattgtagAACAACattgtaaaattttttctACTTGATATATTTCAATTATATCTAGACatttacataataaaagtaaatttttaatattacaaatatattgataattttcattaatattatcttcatttattagtacatattcatatggacatgatttattatcattctgttttatttcatttgaatcagaattaatattattttcatcaaattCTTGACTCATCATTTTTACAGCTCTATAATAAATACACTTATCACAATAATTATCGTCAAATTTCGAAGTTTGAATAAAATTCTGTTTTCTATTTTCTTCCAACTGTTTAatatctattttattttttccacaTGTACATATCATATTAACATTTTCTTCTTGATCtcttttatcattttcaacaCAATTaatgtaattttttctactataatataatttttcattaaatttgcttaaatttaaatagtaGTAAATAGTATTAACTACATTTAATGcatctattttttctttttcttgcTCTGTTGAAAAATGCTGTACATAAATtctaaacatatataactCTGCTGtgtttaaagaaaataaattatttatacaattgTTAAACCACTCTTCATTAAATGGTCCTGTATTATCAATATTGTCTTTTTCGATATCTTCAAgctcattaatattttcactacttttattatttttgttgttttctttttcttctaGATTATCATTAATACTTTTAAAATCTTCATAAGTTGATCTATACCCTTGTTTAACATCACTAAAATCCATACTCATTGTTTTTATAGAtcctttttttacattatgtAGATGCATCTTACATATTTGCTCAACAATAATATCATTGTCTATATCACTACTAATTAAATGTAACAATAGATTCTCTACTTTATCATCAAATAGTTGAACCCAATGTAAAATCATATTATAACAACTATCTCTAACTGATTTGTCTTTATCATTAAGAccagataataataattcaaatttcATATCAGatggaatataaaaataataattttttaatttttcatatatagcTATACGAACATTGtgatttatatcattaatcCTGACAAGAAaaacttttaaaattactaacagttcataattatttccaCCTGTTGTTGTATCACCAGCATTTGTAACATCATCAACACTAattgatatatttcttatagCATTTATTctaacattattatttgtatcatCAAGACATTTTAAATAGCTAGCTCGAGTATTGAAATCTTGAAATGGTtccaaaatatttaaacataaaattcGAATATTATGATCTTTATCATTAAGaagtgataaaaatatattaacatgttttttacataatttatttgatacATCTATTTGTAATGCACACGCTTTTTTAActaaacattttataactttacataaatttattcgttgttttttatcttttagaaatatattatctaaTAATCTATtccataattttgttattaattCATATTCCTGTATAAAATCATCAGAACTATCAAGACCGCCATTgttcatttgttttttttgtttattttttttttgactttgtaaaatatcacaataatataatatatcaaataaaaattccataattttattaaaattatcatctttttcacttccttttattatatttaaaattattcttGAACATAATTCATAAATGCAATATTCATTGATgtatttctttcttttaaCATCATATACATCcccttttattatattttttaatacgtcttttatatatgaaaaacaaGTTTCTccatcatatttatttgtatatacataatatatagttcttacaatattttgaatatgtatattatcattttttatttttaattctgttatatttgataaatgatcattattatttttactgatgctttttttatcagcataacctttttttaatttgtgaTAGTTCATCATTTTGCCTGTCTGTAGATTCTCTATATGTTTTcttgttttttcatttcaaaatatgcatatacatatgcagCTATATAAATGGTTATACTTTCTATACAAGGTATGTGCCTGTGTATATGTTTGTCTATCTAGCCCCTTCCAATTTATATACTCTACTCAATGTTTTTGTTTAGTTTGATAAAATTCCCAAGTGTGCATAATTCACACACAGTATGCAAGCAATTctaaactttttttaaatcaacTAACACAATTTACTCCTTAAGTTTTTGAAAGAGgaacaaaaaatgataaacaattaaatatataaatatctaACTAGCTATTTTTGCAATTCCTTTTTCATTAGTTACTGCAAGCATtgcataaatttattttttttctctcttTTATTGTaaggaaaatgaaaacTGAATGGCATTCGTCTAACAAATGGataaaagagaaaatatatcaaacgcaatcaattaaaaaatacaaattttgtATGCCCCTTTTTTTAGCtacaatttaatatatgctTTTATTAATCCATTTTAACCCTCATCATTTCGtgacttttttttttttattattttttatggtaTAActatttcataatttatatcattcaacatataaaaattttgttaagacttatttttttttcctgaTTTACACTTTTACTCTTCCTTTAAATTGTTAATTCAAAAAacgatataaatatgtttttttttttcaactatatcaataaaatagttcgaaaaaatattcttatatatatatttttttattgatagGGATACACGTATTTATGATTTGCGTAAATGTGTAAATGGCATACCTTATAATTACCATAATGTGttttgattttatttaaaaaaaaaattattataaaattgtataatcCTCTATAcattaaaaacataaaactAACTACTTATAATTGTTATCAATTAAAAAGGTTGTGacaaagtaataaaaaaaaatatcatgtATAAAGTAACAAATGGAAATTACCAAGTAATTACTTCATGTGCATTTTcgttaaaattaatttaaaaaaaaatataaataactataaatttataaaaaatacaaaatatttttatatttcataaaaaaacaaattcaaaaaaataatataaattttataaattaaaaaaaattttaagcttaaaaaaatatacaccCCCCCCCCTCAAAGAGGAGCTATCATACGCATGCACATTGACAATGTTACATATGATGCAAACAATTTGTTTGATTAAAAgtcattttataataaatataaaaagacatgcttctttaaaaaaaaatgacgtTTTTATGACAAAGCATTTTTACTATCCTCAGGCTGAGAATAAGATAATTGCACacgtatgtatatattctaTTCTCATTAAAAACAgtacgaaaaaaaataaatagaacATTTTTGACAGATATTTATCACTTATTAcaatttcatttaattgTTAATCTTTGCTTGTATGAATATATAGGCAGTGAAATAGGatctaaaataaatgtgtaAATTTTCTGAGTTCCGAAGCAAACAAAATAGTTTGTGCCCATCCACAATTGGGACCAAAaatatcttttaattttgtaaataattttatatataatgctgTAGTTAATGCTTTTTTTTGAGGTTTTACACTGAGTCGAGTAtgtttcaaatttttatttgtttttttagcATCACCATTTTTGGTAGTTAGTCTAGTTCGACTGCTagcttttttattctttccATTATCATCTTCTATTATATcactataatatttataaataatatcatatatgtgtgtatcTATGGGTATACAATCATATCTGTTTAATCCGAATAAGCATATGCAGTTGGCTACTTTTAGTCCAACACCtggaaattttattaacttATCTATACATGctttagtttttttttctttttttaaatcttcAATCCATTCTTCACCTCCTAAAtcttttaacatttttgcACTTTCTATAACATATCCACTTCTATAACCAAATCCTAAATTTCTTAAATCCgattcttttaaatttgaTATTGTTTCAATACTTggaaatttataaaaatgaaatattttatttttcccttcttcttttacttctgtttttatactttcataaaatattttattttcatttggtGTATATTTAGATACGTTTTGTATGTCCACTTCTCCTAAACAGTTATCTaaatctttttcattttttacgTTTGTCTTAATCTTAGATATAgtagtttttttatttactccATTTTGctgatttaaaataattatatcatcatttgtaaatattacaGTTGCAATATATTCCCCATATCTTCGTCTTAAACAATCAATCATTAATGTTATCCTtggtatattattattagtagaacataaaaatgaaaaaaatgattctactggttcattttttaatattcttaaaccttttattttatttgatatttCTTCCATTCTTTTGTCCTTTTCTATCCATTCCTTTATTTGATCTTCTAAAGGaaaagataaattaaaaaattcatgaATATCTATatcatcatcatcatcTCTTCTTTCTgaattattacaatttGAATTATCAGAAAGTTCAGTCTTTGTACTATTCTCTTCTTTGTTAGTATTGAATATGCATtggtataatattttatcatgagtttctttaaataaatatatttttttatttaccatTCCAATGTATGAGCAGTCTtctacttttttaaaatgaaattcTTGCCCAATCAGTAgacaatattttaattgtaaATCATTTGGTGTAGCATTTAGTGTGAtccaattatttttgtaattttttattaaactaGTAGAAGATTTACTTATATTATCAGAActaatgtttttataatcataattgtttattaatttagAAGGGCTATCATATtgtatttccttttttatttctattttactctttaaattattcatcatgctgtttttttttaaatcatatttTCCATCAATAGATTGACTTGCCATTCTACTTGTAGGTgatgtttttatttgcatACTATATgagcattttttatttgttcgccttaattttgttcctttatccatttttactttataCCCCATTTTTATCCATACCTCTGTTTGGGGGAAATAACATCTataagcatatattttgtttaatatcaaaattaaaaaaatataataagcaTTCATCAAATTTGTTAGGATAAATCCTTAATTATTCTCACCATTTCCTAGTTTACcaattcaaaattttttataattttgtcaATTTTGTTTTCACATGAAAGCATAGGGAAATAAttcttatttaaaaaaatgaaaaaaaatatacaaataatactacaaatatataagtgtttgatatttatttgtgtaGGAATTATATGTTAACCTAGtttgtgtatattttttcaaaaaaaattgatacgaatattatattagcAATATCAAGTGCCTATCCTTTTCTCCATAGGAGTAATACATAATAGgaatttccattttatcAACTTCaggtaataattttttttttgtttgagAATAGCACATTTTATCGtaaaaacatttaaatgtaaatggataaaataacaaatttCTCTTTCTATATAacacatatacatatgtgtgtgatttttttattatggcTTATCCTTATCAAATGAaactaaataaaataattaactATTATGtgtctttattttataaaaatgcaatttttaaagaatataattatttataaaaaaaaaaaatatgaaataaaaaacaaaataaatgtaacGGTATATAcgtttttaaaatgttatatatataatatattttttttttttgtgaaaTTCGACAATGTTTAAACTGAATTCTACATTATATTGCAGCTTGTAAAACTAATCAAgccaatataaaaatatattatttgtcacaaaattttattagggaatttaattttctttattatgcattcgaaatatttcttatatattcGATAATTATATCGTGTATTTCCccttttttccttttacTATGTATCATGTAGTAACTTTGTTGAATATGCCTTATATATGTCACTTACATAAGTAGacacattatatattttttgaaataaataaatattaacaaaaaaataaaacatacaCAACTAGCcaataaaatgttttaccTTGAAAAGTTGAACTCTTTTATAGAAAACAAATATGCAATGTCCAAttggaataaaaaaaaatatatttggaGATATAgtctattttttaatattttttatgtattactaatattttgtataatatatacattagtaattaaaattttagtatctcaagaaaaatattctaaTCACTCATGTAATATTGCAAATATTGCATCAATACAAAACATGTATGTGATTGTATTagtatttatatctttaatGGGatctttaaattttattttttcacgtttaacatatatatattcgaaatttacaaatagtgaattctttaatttaggaatttattattcaatcataggttttttaattaaatatatttcttggattttatcattaatatatatttcatgggttgcatttttattaataaccatacttactattattttttatcctAATAAATGGTGTGGTCGAAAATATAACACTTATGGGATGGATGCTATGAGCAATTGCCTTTTAGTAAAGAATGATGTGGCAGGTGAGTTTCATTTCATATACTGTGTGTGTCTACATATGCTGAAATATAGCCAGattgctatttttttttttacatgttttttatttacaatttGGTAGGTTGTGAAATATCTAGCGAAATACTAAACATTAAATCAAAAGAATTATGCAATGATTTagattatttaaaagtGCATAAATTTTTGTACCTAGTTCGTTCATCACCTAATGCCACATGCACATTAAGAGACAAACAATTATGTAACACTTTTGTTGATTTTTTAAGAAATAAACCAATCGATGTGGATGCTTTCCCAAATTGTTCAAAATATTCCGGAGATGCTCCAgatgattattttttagaaaatactaataataaaagtgatatttatttgcttTCATTATCtcttacatttttttgttttttcacaactattatattatttactctttttattcttataaGAGTAAATACACCAATTGATTCTTCATTTAAAATCAATAGTGAAAGActaagttttttttttcgatttaCTCGTATTTTTGATGTGTGGAAATAATGTTGCATTTTCTTTACAGTACAAGATTTTCGTAAACAAATCA
Protein-coding sequences here:
- a CDS encoding N-glycosylase/DNA lyase, putative — its product is MDKGTKLRRTNKKCSYSMQIKTSPTSRMASQSIDGKYDLKKNSMMNNLKSKIEIKKEIQYDSPSKLINNYDYKNISSDNISKSSTSLIKNYKNNWITLNATPNDLQLKYCLLIGQEFHFKKVEDCSYIGMVNKKIYLFKETHDKILYQCIFNTNKEENSTKTELSDNSNCNNSERRDDDDDIDIHEFFNLSFPLEDQIKEWIEKDKRMEEISNKIKGLRILKNEPVESFFSFLCSTNNNIPRITLMIDCLRRRYGEYIATVIFTNDDIIILNQQNGVNKKTTISKIKTNVKNEKDLDNCLGEVDIQNVSKYTPNENKIFYESIKTEVKEEGKNKIFHFYKFPSIETISNLKESDLRNLGFGYRSGYVIESAKMLKDLGGEEWIEDLKKEKKTKACIDKLIKFPGVGLKVANCICLFGLNRYDCIPIDTHIYDIIYKYYSDIIEDDNGKNKKASSRTRLTTKNGDAKKTNKNLKHTRLSVKPQKKALTTALYIKLFTKLKDIFGPNCGWAQTILFASELRKFTHLF